The proteins below are encoded in one region of Delphinus delphis chromosome 4, mDelDel1.2, whole genome shotgun sequence:
- the PIGZ gene encoding GPI mannosyltransferase 4, with the protein MKMAARVLWGSLSLLRLVWCLLPQTGYVHPDEFFQSPEVMAEDVLGIKAARPWEFHPSSPCRTVVFPLLTSGSAFWLLRLWEEWGPWPGPVSGYALLVGPRLLLASLSFALDLAVYHLAPRWGAERWNALVLLSGSYVTLVFYTRTFSNAIEGLLFAWLLVLVSPRVAGSCTPKKPAPGPPWHSWLLGGVMAAGFFNRPTFLAFALVPLFLWGTYGATNPSFKSLTKEALVLLPGATLTAVGFVAVDSCYFSSPCRPSTLVLTPANFLYYNLDPVNLARHGTHMRLTHLAVNGFLLFGVLHAHALQAAWQQLRACLQAFTQMGFPRALAARSLQSSPRSHLLLLYFMPLALLSAFSHQEARFLIPLLVPLVLLCSLQTQLAPCKGTLVLFNALGALFFGCLHQGGLVPGLGHLEQVVHAPVLPQVPTHYTLLFTHTYMPPRHLLHLPGLGSPVEVVDMGGAEDQLLCQALSNLTRRPACHVAGGPWLCRLFVVTPGTTRSAMKKCSFPLKSETLIFPHVTLEDPPALSSLLSGAWRYHLSLHILELGEKPDNMTEKPLPKTQP; encoded by the exons ATGAAGATGGCAGCCAGGGTGCTGTGGGGCAGCCTCAGCCTGCTCCGCCTGGTGTGGTGTCTTCTTCCGCAGACAGGCTACGTGCACCCAGATGAGTTCTTCCAGTCTCCTGAGGTCATGGCAG aGGACGTCCTGGGCATAAAGGCCGCGCGGCCCTGGGAGTTTCACCCCAGCAGCCCCTGCCGTACAGTGGTCTTCCCACTGCTGACCTCTGGCTCCGCCTTCTGGCTGCTCAGGCTCTGGGAAGAGTGGGGGCCGTGGCCTGGCCCGGTGAGCGGCTATGCGCTGCTTGTCGGGCCCCGCCTCCTCCTCGCTTCCCTCTCCTTTGCCCTGGACTTGGCCGTGTACCACCTGGCCCCACGCTGGGGGGCGGAGCGCTGGAACGCCCTGGTCCTGCTGTCTGGTTCCTACGTCACCTTGGTCTTCTACACAAGGACCTTCTCCAATGCCATTGAGGGGCTGCTCTTTGCGTGGCTGCTGGTACTGGTATCCCCCCGTGTAGCTGGGAGCTGCACTCCCAAGAAGCCTGCTCCAGGCCCGCCGTGGCACAGTTGGCTTCTTGGGGGTGTCATGGCTGCTGGCTTCTTCAACCGGCCCACCTTTCTGGCCTTTGCTCTGGTCCCCCTCTTCCTCTGGGGTACTTATGGAGCCACAAACCCCAGCTTCAAGTCGCTGACCAAGGAAGCCCTGGTGCTGCTCCCAGGGGCGACCCTCACAGCAGTGGGGTTTGTGGCTGTGGACAGCTGCTATTTCTCCAGTCCATGTAGACCCAGTACCCTTGTCCTTACACCTGCCAACTTCTTGTACTACAACCTGGATCCCGTAAACCTGGCGAGGCATGGCACACACATGCGGCTCACTCACCTGGCAGTCAATGGCTTCCTGCTCTTTGGGGTGCTGCATGCCCACGCCCTGCAGGCCGCGTGGCAACAGCTGCGAGCCTGCCTCCAGGCCTTCACACAGATGGGCTTCCCAAGGGCACTGGCTGCCCGGAGCCTGCAGTCCAGCCCCAGGTCTCACCTCCTGCTCCTCTACTTCATGCCCCTGGCCCTGCTGTCTGCCTTTAGCCACCAGGAGGCTCGGTTCCTAATCCCCCTCCTGGTCCCCCTCGTCCTGCTTTGTAGTCTACAGACCCAACTGGCACCCTGCAAGGGCACCCTGGTCCTCTTCAATGCCCTGGGTGCCCTCTTCTTCGGCTGCCTGCACCAGGGGGGCCTAGTGCCTGGCCTGGGGCACCTGGAGCAGGTGGTTCATGCTCCTGTGCTCCCACAGGTACCCACCCACTACACACTCCTATTCACCCACACCTACATGCCCCCCCGGCACCTCCTGCACCTCCCGGGCCTCGGCTCGCCCGTGGAGGTGGTGGACATGGGCGGGGCTGAGGACCAGCTCCTGTGCCAAGCCCTCAGCAACCTCACCAGACGACCAGCCTGCCATGTGGCTGGTGGGCCGTGGCTCTGCCGCCTTTTTGTGGTGACCCCTGGCACCACCAGGTCTGCCATGAAGAAGTGCAGCTTCCCCCTCAAGAGTGAGACACTCATCTTTCCCCACGTGACTCTGGAGGACCCACCGGCCCTGTCCTCCCTGCTGAGTGGGGCTTGGAGGTACCATCTCAGCCTTCACATCCTGGAGCTGGGGGAGAAGCCTGACAATATGACAGAAAAGCCCCTGCCCAAGACTCAGCCATAG